Proteins co-encoded in one Accipiter gentilis chromosome 33, bAccGen1.1, whole genome shotgun sequence genomic window:
- the LFNG gene encoding beta-1,3-N-acetylglucosaminyltransferase lunatic fringe → MLKSCGRKLLLSLVGSMFTCLLVLMVEPPGRPGLARGEAGGAQRALQSLGAVAVAPPAPAVAVAEGPAALRSFADYFGRLSRARRELPAAPPSPPRPPAEDISPRDVFIAVKTTKKFHKARLELLLDTWISRNRDMTFIFTDGEDEELKKQARNVINTNCSAAHSRQALSCKMAVEYDKFIESGRKWFCHVDDDNYVNVRTLVKLLSSYPHTQDIYIGKPSLDRPIQATERISENKMHPVHFWFATGGAGFCISRGLALKMSPWASGGHFMSTAEKIRLPDDCTIGYIIESVLGVKLIRSNLFHSHLENLHQVPKSEIHKQVTLSYGMFENKRNSIHMKGAFSVEEDPSRFRSVHCLLYPDTPWCPANVVY, encoded by the exons ATGCTGAAGAGCTGCGGGAGGAAACTGCTGCTGTCCCTCGTGGGCTCCATGTTCACCTGCCTGCTGGTGCTCATGGTGGAGCCGCCGGGGAGACCGGGGTTGGCCCGGGGGGAGGCCGGTGGGGCGCAGCGGGCGCTGCAGAGCCTGGGGGCGGTGGCCgtggcccccccagccccggcggtggcggtggcggagGGTCCCGCCGCTCTCCGGAGCTTCGCCGATTACTTCGGGCGGCTGAGCCGAGCCCGGCGGGAGCTGCCCGCCGCTCCGCCGAGCCCCCCGAGACCCCCGGCCGAGGATATTTCCCCCCGCGACGTTTTCATCGCCGTCAAAACCACCAAGAAGTTTCACAAGGcgaggctggagctgctgctcgACACCTGGATCTCCCGCAACCGCGACATG ACCTTCATCTTCACAGATGGGGAGGATGAAGAGCTGAAGAAGCAAGCAC GGAACGTCATCAACACCAACTGCTCGGCCGCCCACAGCCGCCAGGCTCTGTCCTGCAAGATGGCCGTGGAGTACGACAAGTTCATCGAGTCCGGCAGAAA GTGGTTCTGCCACGTGGATGACGACAACTACGTGAACGTGCGGACGCTGGTGAAGCTGCTCTCCAGCTATCCCCACACGCAGGACATCTACATCGGGAAACCCAGCCTGGACCGGCCCATCCAGGCTACGGAAAGGATCAGCGAGAACAAGATG CACCCTGTGCATTTCTGGTTTGCCACGGGCGGAGCGGGGTTTTGTATCAGCCGGGGGCTGGCACTGAAGATGAGCCCGTGGGCCAG CGGGGGCCACTTCATGAGCACCGCGGAGAAGATCCGCCTGCCCGACGACTGCACCATCGGCTACATCATCGAGTCCGTGCTGGGGGTGAAGCTCATCCGCAGCAACCTCTTCCACTCGCACCTGGAGAACCTCCACCAGGTGCCCAAGTCGGAGATCCACAAACAG GTGACACTAAGCTACGGCATGTTCGAAAACAAGCGCAACTCCATCCACATGAAGGGAGCCTTCTCCGTCGAGGAGGACCCATCCAG GTTTCGCTCCGTGCACTGCCTGCTGTACCCCGACACGCCGTGGTGCCCCGCCAACGTGGTTTACTAG